The Candidatus Neomarinimicrobiota bacterium genomic interval TATTCTTGCTGCCGCCTTACGGATATCAGAATTCAAGAGGTTTTCACCGAACTTAAGTCCCGATAAGCTGAACAGATCATCGGGAGAGACAATTTCATTTCCGCTTATCTTCACATTTTCAAGCGTAAAGACCTTAAATGCGCTTGCGTATTCCATGACAGCGCCTATGAGAAGTCCGAAGAGAAGCGTGGAGCCTGAAATCTTCATTATCCGGACGACGGCAGGTAATTTTTGCCTTATAAATACTTTTATCATATAAACCAATCCTCGAATCCGACGAGTTTAAGTTCGAGTTCGAGTTCAACGTCGAACTTGTCCTGAACCGTTTTCTGGGCGAGGGCAACGAGGTGCATAACGTCCTCGGCTTTCGCCCTGCCGGTGTTTACGATGAAATTCGCGTGCTTCTCGGATATTATCGCTCCGCCCGCGCGTGTTCCCTTCAGTCCGGCGTCATCGATGAGCTTACCCGCCGACGCCCCCTCCGGATTCTTGAAGATGCTGCCGGTGGAGGGGAGGGAGACGGGCTGTGCTTCGTTCCGCGATTTCAGGATATCCCGTGAGTTTCCATAGATTTCGGAGGCATCATCGACTTTCTCCAACTCAAATTCGGCTTCGATTATCAGTGAGCCTTCGGGGAGGTTCGATTCCCTGTAACCGAACTGTAAGTCGATAGCGCGGAGTTCCGAGAATTCTCCGTTTTCCAGTAAGAGGGTGATAGATTTCAGCTTCAGCGATATCTCCGAGCCGAAAGCGCCGGCGTTCATATAAAGAGCGCCTCCGAGCGAACCGGGAATTCCTGCGAGCTTTTCCACCCCAGCTAAGTTGTTTTTTCTGCAAGTCGATACGAACTTCGCCAGGCTGACACCCGATTGTGCGGTTACTTTCACGCCGTCCACTTCGATCTTGTTAAAACCCTCTTTCAAGTCGATGACCATGCCCTTATACCCCTTATCGTGAACGAGTATGTTGCTTCCGCCTCCCATGTGAAAACGATTTATGTCGTGCTCGACCGAAAAGCTTATGAGCGTTTCGAGGTCCTGTTTATCTTTTGGGAAAACGTATAATTCTGCTGGACCACCTATCCGGTAAGTAGTATGCTCACTCATCGGTTCGTTCAGCCTCAGTTCTCCTCGCAGCGATTTCCTCAATTTTCGGATATCCTCTTCAGTCAGCAATCGCATTTTGTTCCGACATCTCCAATTTTCGGATGAGTTCTTCCCCCACCTTGAAAACGTCCCCCGCTCCAATTGTAATTATCATATCGCCCTCGCCCGCTTCATCAAGCAGAAAATCGACTATCTTCTCCATTTCGGGGATGTAATGGACGCTTTTATGCCCCGCCTTTATTGCAGCATCGGCGATCAGTTTCCCCGTAACGCCCTCTATCGGCGCTTCACGCGCCGGATATACGTCGGTCACTATCAACATGTCCGCATGGTTGAACGATTTTCCGAAATCGTCCTTAAAA includes:
- the murB gene encoding UDP-N-acetylmuramate dehydrogenase; the protein is MRLLTEEDIRKLRKSLRGELRLNEPMSEHTTYRIGGPAELYVFPKDKQDLETLISFSVEHDINRFHMGGGSNILVHDKGYKGMVIDLKEGFNKIEVDGVKVTAQSGVSLAKFVSTCRKNNLAGVEKLAGIPGSLGGALYMNAGAFGSEISLKLKSITLLLENGEFSELRAIDLQFGYRESNLPEGSLIIEAEFELEKVDDASEIYGNSRDILKSRNEAQPVSLPSTGSIFKNPEGASAGKLIDDAGLKGTRAGGAIISEKHANFIVNTGRAKAEDVMHLVALAQKTVQDKFDVELELELKLVGFEDWFI